The following coding sequences lie in one Anomalospiza imberbis isolate Cuckoo-Finch-1a 21T00152 chromosome 17, ASM3175350v1, whole genome shotgun sequence genomic window:
- the EPB41L1 gene encoding band 4.1-like protein 1 isoform X6 — MTTETGPGSEVRNAQEDAPQQQLEAAAQGPTAAPSPAGRDTDPNEKLGAQPDTRNMEPGTDMEDKDYSETDGLSDKTTPSKTQKSPQKTTKKVKSALCRVTLLDASEYECEVEKHARGQVLFDMVCEHLNLLEKDYFGLTFCDSDSQKNWLDPSKEIKKQIRSGPWNFAFTVKFYPPDPAQLTEDITRYYLCLQLRADIITGRLPCSFVTHALLGSYAVQAELGDHDTEEHVGNYVSELRFAPNQTRELEERIMELHKTYRGMTPGEAEIHFLENAKKLSMYGVDLHHAKDSEGIDIMLGVCANGLLIYRDRLRINRFAWPKILKISYKRSNFYIKIRPGEYEQFESTIGFKLPNHRSAKRLWKVCIEHHTFFRLVSPEPPPKGFLVMGSKFRYSGRTQAQTRQASALIDRPAPFFERSSSKRYTMSRSLDGEFSRPASVSENHDAGPEGEKQDEDGESGSRRRSETEDEEVTTPTKIKELKPEHETTPRHKQEFLDKPEDVLLKHQASINELKRTLKEPNSKLVHRDRDRRLPSSPASSSPKHEDETPKGTPEKATETMEEDTLDDFASEHGASLSMESFTQKSLVSSPEGSEHWVFIEREAPRLEAVALRKTLRAKTEEARAGTSEGNTSGSLTKVVVTVGKAKDMAGQEEPAAAALETRKRAKMIASPEDFESVWEDDLYEKDSRGESSPGEAHPPPESVEAEPQEPGKGTATKEPGLPKPCQQPEERQRTKILEPEPPQAEVEMLSKERAFAAFKKQEARVPATAPELLKIKVKAGDDSSETSATQRIIYLGDPEGEEKDSKIHLVLDTGGCLGLEERPEAPVNTSGEGSGHATPVAEGFQALSSASHQHKTVSEKPTGALEMPGMGCDGTSLGGRPLSGWEELSLQPEKAPGVGVPGGTPTGSEALLCSQEVGPEELQSSVGGFKPCGLAGDGPRAEEHRGSPAQSPDICPALEGLLGRVVADSDREESARVVLQMEEIEPKSPPSLAGSWQGHTHTVGLEGDKPSAPVPPPLPQKPSPVPAESSPGTEPQGTDLSLGTSPSREAAMPKRVSPSMQVALPVGTDPEAEEQSQNVGFASLKPYQVTSPVTGEPPQNTDTAAESIQVRDLANREVAQDMDTAQSNVPATEEPLQEEKPMVKELFQGSGSGKPTRDKGSGMEELFHDKSLGMAELPPKGEEAEHQTETILRDLPHHTAHPKAQEPHQDSEFSVGQDLQGGSQTFTEGTRDSDLALGQPLQDDSPPRAAADVPHFQSPTAGLCQGSEASQLPALVNEGGAGQSSGGTHPAEPGVSVCMAGLAGAVAQEHRDATVAQGKQEDSKSYRETSVASKIKMFEQGEAERRAAQEGQEHVPEAETLVTATGKTNLAQDVPLSTRLASPPAVGPVSSVGSLALGQGAGSGDTSQPHPLRERVSAEPEHEEDSADLASPDSGCELTLAEAVSKSQEPSGEEKELCDPSVKSSLKEENVKAAVPVVSQRAGMREGPEERVKPPRHRAPESDTGDEEPDQEKDSVFLKDNHLAIERKCSSITVSSTSSLEAEVDFTVIGDFHGTAFEDISRSLPELDKDKSETEDEGLVSFQHTDKVVPGLEEDLKGRDKVSQPSPDVSQPEVDGGTSGSRDTTVTAAQAGTTETALVTSDHGTKAGKGAAPTTDLRSLSPISGGSAGKEVLTSIFSATAETLSTSTTTHVTKTVKGGFSETRIEKRIIITGDEDVDQDQALALAIKEAKLQHPDMLVTKAVVYRETEPSPEERDKKPQES, encoded by the exons GCGGGCCCTGGAACTTTGCCTTCACTGTGAAGTTCTACCCTCCAGACCCTGCCCAGCTCACAGAGGACATCACCAG ATACTACCTGTGCCTGCAGCTCCGTGCTGACATCATCACGGGCcgccttccctgctccttcgTCACCCACGCCCTGCTGGGCTCCTACGCCGTCCAGGCCGAGCTGGGTGACCATGACACTGAGGAGCATGTGGGCAACTACGTGAGCGAGCTGCGCTTCGCCCCCAACCAGACGCGGGAGCTGGAGGAGCGCATCATGGAGCTGCACAAGACCTACCG GGGAATGACCCCTGGGGAAGCAGAGATCCACTTCCTGGAGAATGCCAAGAAGCTCTCCATGTACGGGGTGGACCTGCACCACGCCAAG GACTCAGAGGGCATCGACATCATGCTGGGCGTCTGCGCCAATGGTCTCCTCATCTACAGGGACCGGCTGCGCATCAACCGCTTCGCCTGGCCCAAGATCCTCAAGATTTCCTACAAGAGGAGCAACTTCTACATCAAGATCCGCCCAGGGGAG TACGAACAGTTTGAGAGCACCATTGGCTTCAAGCTGCCCAACCACCGCTCAGCCAAGAGGCTCTGGAAGGTCTGCATAGAGCATCACACCTTCTTCAG gctggtgtccccagagccaccccccAAGGGCTTCCTGGTGATGGGCTCCAAGTTTCGGTACAGCGGGCGCACGCAGGCGCAGACGCGCCAGGCCAGCGCCCTCATCGACCGCCCCGCGCCCTTCTTTGAGCGCTCCTCCAGCAAACGCTACACCATGTCCCGCAGCCTGGACGGAG AGTTCTCGCGCCCAGCCTCTGTCAGCGAGAACCATGACGCCGGGCCTGAGGGTGAGAAGCAGGATGAGGACGGTGAGTCTGGCAGCAGGAGACGCTCTGAGACGGAGGATGAGGAGGTGACCACCCCGACAAAGATCAAGGAGCTGAAG CCGGAGCACGAAACAACCCCCAGGCACAAGCAGGAG TTTTTAGACAAGCCAGAGGATGTTTTGCTGAAGCATCAGGCCAGCATCAATGAGCTGAAGCGGACCCTGAAGGAGCCCAACAGCAAACTGGTTcacagggaccgggacaggaGGCTGCCTTCCTCACCAGCCTCTTCCTCACCCAAGCACGAGGATGAAACACCAAAGGGAACCCCTGAAAAGGCCACAGAG ACGATGGAAGAGGACACCTTAGACGATTTTGCATCTGAGCATGGAGCTTCCCTAAGCATGGAGTCTTTCACGCAGAAAAGCCTTGTCTCCTCTCCTGAG GGCTCGGAGCACTGGGTATTTATAGAGAGAGAAGCCCCTAGGCTGGAAGCTGTAGCTCTGAGGAAAACTCTGAGAGCCAAGACGGAAGAAGCACGTGCAGGGACCTCGGAGGGGAACACAAGTGGGAGCCTGACGAAAGTGGTGGTGACAGTAGGGAAAGCCAAGGACATGGCAGGCCAGGAAGAGCCGGCAGCTGCAGCCTTGGAGACGAGGAAGAGAGCCAAAATGATTGCTAGTCCCGAGGATTTTGAGTCTGTGTGGGAGGATGATCTCTATGAGAAGGACAGCAGGGGTGAGTCCAGCCCAGGGGAGGCACATCCACCCCCTGAGAGTGTGGAGGCCGAGCCCCAAGAGCCAGGCAAAGGCACAGCCACCaaggagccagggctgcccaagCCCTGTCAGCAGCCTGAAGAGAGGCAAAGGACCAAGATTTTGGAGCCAGAGCCTCCCCAGGCAGAAGTTGAGATGCTCTCCAAGGAACGTGCTTTTGCAGCCTTCAAGAAGCAGGAGGCCAGAGTGccagccacagccccagagctccTGAAAATTAAAGTGAAGGCTGGTGACGACAGCTCAGAGACTTCTGCAACTCAGAGGATCATCTACTTAGGAGACCCagagggggaggagaaggacagtaAAATAcacctggtcttggacactggTGGGTGCCTTGGCTTGGAGGAGAGACCAGAAGCCCCAGTAAACACATCCGGGGAGGGATCTGGGCATGCCACACCTGTGGCGGAAGGGTTCCAAGCCCTCTCGTCAGCAAGTCACCAGCACAAGACAGTGTCTGAAAAACCCACTGGAGCACTGGAGATGCCTGGGATGGGCTGTGATGGGACCAGCCTGGGGGGACGTCCCCTCTCAGGGTGGgaagagctgtccctgcagccagagaagGCGCCTGGTGTTGGGGTGCCTGGAGGAACACCCACAGGAAGTGAAGCCCTGCTGTGTTCCCAGGAGGTGGGaccagaggagctgcagagctccGTGGGAGGCTTTAAGCCATGTGGCCTGGCAGgggatggccccagggctgaggagcacagagggagcCCAGCACAGTCCCCAGACAtctgcccagcactggaggGGCTCTTGGGAAGGGTTGTAGCAGACAGTgacagggaggaaagtgccagaGTGGTTCTTCAGATGGAAGAGATAGAGCCCAAGTCACCTCCATCATTAGCTGGGTCTTGGCAGGGCCACACTCACACCGTGGGGTTGGAGGGGGACAAACCcagtgctcctgtccctccacccCTTCCCCAGAAACCCAGCCCAGTCCCTGCAGAGTCATCTCCGGGTACGGAGCCTCAGGGCACAGacctgtccctgggcaccagCCCTTCCAGAGAGGCGGCCATGCCCAAGCGTGTGAGCCCCTCCATGCAGGTGGCACTACCCGTGGGCACCGATCCTGAAGCTGAAGAACAATCCCAAAATGTGGGATTTGCCTCATTGAAACCCTATCAGGTAACAAGTCCTGTTACAGGagaaccaccccaaaacacagaCACTGCAGCAGAGTCAATCCAGGTTAGAGACCTGGCCAACAGGGAGGTGGCCCAGGACATGGACACAGCACAGAGCAACGTGCCTGCCACTGAAGAGCCACTGCAGGAGGAGAAGCCCATGGTCAAAGAGCTCTTCCAGGGCTCAGGGTCGGGGAAGCCGACCAGAGATAAAGGCTCTGGGATGGAAGAACTGTTCCATGACAAAAGCCTTGGCAtggctgagctgcctcccaagGGAGAAGAAGCAGAACACCAGACTGAGACAATCCTGAGGGACTTGCCCCATCACACTGCACATCCCAAAGCACAAGAGCCACACCAGGACTCGGAGTTCAGTGTTGGACAAGAtctgcagggtgggagccagACATTCACAGAAGGCACCAGGGACAGTGACCTGGCTCTGGGGCAGCCACTGCAGGATGACTctcctcccagagcagctgctgatgTCCCACACTTCCAGTCCCCTACAGCAGGATTGTGCCAAGGAAGCGAGgcatcccagctccctgccctggtgAATGAAGGCGGGGCAGGGCAATCAAGTGGTGGGACACatccagcagagcctggggtGTCGGTGTGcatggctgggctggcaggagctgtggcccaggagcacagggatgcTACTGTGGCCCAAGGAAAACAGGAGGACAGCAAGAGCTACAGGGAAACTTCTGTGGCCTCTAAGATCAAGATGTTTGAGCAAGGCGAAGCGGAGCGAAGGGCGGcccaggagggacaggagcatGTGCCTGAAGCTGAGACATTGGTGACAGCCACGGGGAAGACAAATCTGGCACAGGATGTGCCTTTGAGCACCAGACTCGCCTCACcccctgcagtgggacctgTGTCCAGTGTGGGCTCCTTGGCCCTCGGGCAAGGGGCTGGTTCAGGAGACACCTCCCAGCCTCACCCCCTGAGGGAACGAGTCTCTGCTGAGCCCGAGCACGAAGAAGACAGTGCCGACCTGGCCTCGCCCGACTCCGGCTGTGAGCTCACCCTGGCCGAGGCCGTG AGCAAATCTCAGGAACCAAGTGGGGAAGAAAAGGAGTTATGTGACCCATCAgtaaaatccagcctgaaagaAGAGAATGTAAAGGCTGCTGTTCCAGTGGTCTCGCAG AGAGCAGGCATGAGGGAGGGCCCTGAGGAGAGGGTGAAACCGCCCCGGCACAGGGCCCCTGAGAGTGACACCGGCGACGAGGAGCCTGACCAGGAGAAGGACTCGGTCTTCCTGAAGGACAACCACCTGGCCATTGAGCGCAAGTGCTCCAGTATCACCGTCAGCTCAACCTCCAGCCTGGAAGCGGAGGTGGACTTCACTGTCATCGGAGACTTCCATGGCACGGCCTTTGAGGACATCTCCCGGAGCCTGCCCGAGCTGGACAAGGACAAGAGTGAAACAGAAGATGAAGGCTTGGTTTCCTTCCAGCACACTGACAAAGTAGTTCCTGGACTGGAAGAGGATCTCAAAGGCAGGGATAAagtctcccagcccagcccagatGTCTCCCAGCCAGAG GTGGACGGAGGTACCTCgggcagcagggacaccacCGTCACCGCTGCCCAGGCTGGCACCACAGAGACAGCGCTGGTGACCTCA GATCATGGCACCAAGGCTGGCAAAGGAGCCGCTCCCACCACGGACCTTCGCTCCCTGTCACCG ATCTCGGGCGGCTCCGCTGGCAAGGAGGTGCTCACCAGCATATTCAGTGCCACTGCGGAAACGCTCTCCACCTCCACCACCACCCACGTTACCAAG ACTGTGAAAGGAGGGTTCTCCGAGACCCGGATAGAGAAGCGCATCATCATCACGGGAGATGAAGATGTGGACCAGGACCAG GCACTGGCTTTAGCAATCAAAGAGGCAAAACTCCAGCACCCCGACATGCTGgtaaccaaagctgtggtgtACAGAGAAACAGAGCCCTCTCCAGAGGAAAGGGACAAGAAACCTCAG GAATCTTGA
- the EPB41L1 gene encoding band 4.1-like protein 1 isoform X9, which produces MTTETGPGSEVRNAQEDAPQQQLEAAAQGPTAAPSPAGRDTDPNEKLGAQPDTRNMEPGTDMEDKDYSETDGLSDKTTPSKTQKSPQKTTKKVKSALCRVTLLDASEYECEVEKHARGQVLFDMVCEHLNLLEKDYFGLTFCDSDSQKNWLDPSKEIKKQIRSGPWNFAFTVKFYPPDPAQLTEDITRYYLCLQLRADIITGRLPCSFVTHALLGSYAVQAELGDHDTEEHVGNYVSELRFAPNQTRELEERIMELHKTYRGMTPGEAEIHFLENAKKLSMYGVDLHHAKDSEGIDIMLGVCANGLLIYRDRLRINRFAWPKILKISYKRSNFYIKIRPGEYEQFESTIGFKLPNHRSAKRLWKVCIEHHTFFRLVSPEPPPKGFLVMGSKFRYSGRTQAQTRQASALIDRPAPFFERSSSKRYTMSRSLDGEFSRPASVSENHDAGPEGEKQDEDGESGSRRRSETEDEEVTTPTKIKELKPEHETTPRHKQEFLDKPEDVLLKHQASINELKRTLKEPNSKLVHRDRDRRLPSSPASSSPKHEDETPKGTPEKATETMEEDTLDDFASEHGASLSMESFTQKSLVSSPEGSEHWVFIEREAPRLEAVALRKTLRAKTEEARAGTSEGNTSGSLTKVVVTVGKAKDMAGQEEPAAAALETRKRAKMIASPEDFESVWEDDLYEKDSRGESSPGEAHPPPESVEAEPQEPGKGTATKEPGLPKPCQQPEERQRTKILEPEPPQAEVEMLSKERAFAAFKKQEARVPATAPELLKIKVKAGDDSSETSATQRIIYLGDPEGEEKDSKIHLVLDTGGCLGLEERPEAPVNTSGEGSGHATPVAEGFQALSSASHQHKTVSEKPTGALEMPGMGCDGTSLGGRPLSGWEELSLQPEKAPGVGVPGGTPTGSEALLCSQEVGPEELQSSVGGFKPCGLAGDGPRAEEHRGSPAQSPDICPALEGLLGRVVADSDREESARVVLQMEEIEPKSPPSLAGSWQGHTHTVGLEGDKPSAPVPPPLPQKPSPVPAESSPGTEPQGTDLSLGTSPSREAAMPKRVSPSMQVALPVGTDPEAEEQSQNVGFASLKPYQVTSPVTGEPPQNTDTAAESIQVRDLANREVAQDMDTAQSNVPATEEPLQEEKPMVKELFQGSGSGKPTRDKGSGMEELFHDKSLGMAELPPKGEEAEHQTETILRDLPHHTAHPKAQEPHQDSEFSVGQDLQGGSQTFTEGTRDSDLALGQPLQDDSPPRAAADVPHFQSPTAGLCQGSEASQLPALVNEGGAGQSSGGTHPAEPGVSVCMAGLAGAVAQEHRDATVAQGKQEDSKSYRETSVASKIKMFEQGEAERRAAQEGQEHVPEAETLVTATGKTNLAQDVPLSTRLASPPAVGPVSSVGSLALGQGAGSGDTSQPHPLRERVSAEPEHEEDSADLASPDSGCELTLAEAVSKSQEPSGEEKELCDPSVKSSLKEENVKAAVPVVSQRAGMREGPEERVKPPRHRAPESDTGDEEPDQEKDSVFLKDNHLAIERKCSSITVSSTSSLEAEVDFTVIGDFHGTAFEDISRSLPELDKDKSETEDEGLVSFQHTDKVVPGLEEDLKGRDKVSQPSPDVSQPEPSAPKANAVTVKKPEAEGSAPHRDHGTKAGKGAAPTTDLRSLSPISGGSAGKEVLTSIFSATAETLSTSTTTHVTKTVKGGFSETRIEKRIIITGDEDVDQDQALALAIKEAKLQHPDMLVTKAVVYRETEPSPEERDKKPQES; this is translated from the exons GCGGGCCCTGGAACTTTGCCTTCACTGTGAAGTTCTACCCTCCAGACCCTGCCCAGCTCACAGAGGACATCACCAG ATACTACCTGTGCCTGCAGCTCCGTGCTGACATCATCACGGGCcgccttccctgctccttcgTCACCCACGCCCTGCTGGGCTCCTACGCCGTCCAGGCCGAGCTGGGTGACCATGACACTGAGGAGCATGTGGGCAACTACGTGAGCGAGCTGCGCTTCGCCCCCAACCAGACGCGGGAGCTGGAGGAGCGCATCATGGAGCTGCACAAGACCTACCG GGGAATGACCCCTGGGGAAGCAGAGATCCACTTCCTGGAGAATGCCAAGAAGCTCTCCATGTACGGGGTGGACCTGCACCACGCCAAG GACTCAGAGGGCATCGACATCATGCTGGGCGTCTGCGCCAATGGTCTCCTCATCTACAGGGACCGGCTGCGCATCAACCGCTTCGCCTGGCCCAAGATCCTCAAGATTTCCTACAAGAGGAGCAACTTCTACATCAAGATCCGCCCAGGGGAG TACGAACAGTTTGAGAGCACCATTGGCTTCAAGCTGCCCAACCACCGCTCAGCCAAGAGGCTCTGGAAGGTCTGCATAGAGCATCACACCTTCTTCAG gctggtgtccccagagccaccccccAAGGGCTTCCTGGTGATGGGCTCCAAGTTTCGGTACAGCGGGCGCACGCAGGCGCAGACGCGCCAGGCCAGCGCCCTCATCGACCGCCCCGCGCCCTTCTTTGAGCGCTCCTCCAGCAAACGCTACACCATGTCCCGCAGCCTGGACGGAG AGTTCTCGCGCCCAGCCTCTGTCAGCGAGAACCATGACGCCGGGCCTGAGGGTGAGAAGCAGGATGAGGACGGTGAGTCTGGCAGCAGGAGACGCTCTGAGACGGAGGATGAGGAGGTGACCACCCCGACAAAGATCAAGGAGCTGAAG CCGGAGCACGAAACAACCCCCAGGCACAAGCAGGAG TTTTTAGACAAGCCAGAGGATGTTTTGCTGAAGCATCAGGCCAGCATCAATGAGCTGAAGCGGACCCTGAAGGAGCCCAACAGCAAACTGGTTcacagggaccgggacaggaGGCTGCCTTCCTCACCAGCCTCTTCCTCACCCAAGCACGAGGATGAAACACCAAAGGGAACCCCTGAAAAGGCCACAGAG ACGATGGAAGAGGACACCTTAGACGATTTTGCATCTGAGCATGGAGCTTCCCTAAGCATGGAGTCTTTCACGCAGAAAAGCCTTGTCTCCTCTCCTGAG GGCTCGGAGCACTGGGTATTTATAGAGAGAGAAGCCCCTAGGCTGGAAGCTGTAGCTCTGAGGAAAACTCTGAGAGCCAAGACGGAAGAAGCACGTGCAGGGACCTCGGAGGGGAACACAAGTGGGAGCCTGACGAAAGTGGTGGTGACAGTAGGGAAAGCCAAGGACATGGCAGGCCAGGAAGAGCCGGCAGCTGCAGCCTTGGAGACGAGGAAGAGAGCCAAAATGATTGCTAGTCCCGAGGATTTTGAGTCTGTGTGGGAGGATGATCTCTATGAGAAGGACAGCAGGGGTGAGTCCAGCCCAGGGGAGGCACATCCACCCCCTGAGAGTGTGGAGGCCGAGCCCCAAGAGCCAGGCAAAGGCACAGCCACCaaggagccagggctgcccaagCCCTGTCAGCAGCCTGAAGAGAGGCAAAGGACCAAGATTTTGGAGCCAGAGCCTCCCCAGGCAGAAGTTGAGATGCTCTCCAAGGAACGTGCTTTTGCAGCCTTCAAGAAGCAGGAGGCCAGAGTGccagccacagccccagagctccTGAAAATTAAAGTGAAGGCTGGTGACGACAGCTCAGAGACTTCTGCAACTCAGAGGATCATCTACTTAGGAGACCCagagggggaggagaaggacagtaAAATAcacctggtcttggacactggTGGGTGCCTTGGCTTGGAGGAGAGACCAGAAGCCCCAGTAAACACATCCGGGGAGGGATCTGGGCATGCCACACCTGTGGCGGAAGGGTTCCAAGCCCTCTCGTCAGCAAGTCACCAGCACAAGACAGTGTCTGAAAAACCCACTGGAGCACTGGAGATGCCTGGGATGGGCTGTGATGGGACCAGCCTGGGGGGACGTCCCCTCTCAGGGTGGgaagagctgtccctgcagccagagaagGCGCCTGGTGTTGGGGTGCCTGGAGGAACACCCACAGGAAGTGAAGCCCTGCTGTGTTCCCAGGAGGTGGGaccagaggagctgcagagctccGTGGGAGGCTTTAAGCCATGTGGCCTGGCAGgggatggccccagggctgaggagcacagagggagcCCAGCACAGTCCCCAGACAtctgcccagcactggaggGGCTCTTGGGAAGGGTTGTAGCAGACAGTgacagggaggaaagtgccagaGTGGTTCTTCAGATGGAAGAGATAGAGCCCAAGTCACCTCCATCATTAGCTGGGTCTTGGCAGGGCCACACTCACACCGTGGGGTTGGAGGGGGACAAACCcagtgctcctgtccctccacccCTTCCCCAGAAACCCAGCCCAGTCCCTGCAGAGTCATCTCCGGGTACGGAGCCTCAGGGCACAGacctgtccctgggcaccagCCCTTCCAGAGAGGCGGCCATGCCCAAGCGTGTGAGCCCCTCCATGCAGGTGGCACTACCCGTGGGCACCGATCCTGAAGCTGAAGAACAATCCCAAAATGTGGGATTTGCCTCATTGAAACCCTATCAGGTAACAAGTCCTGTTACAGGagaaccaccccaaaacacagaCACTGCAGCAGAGTCAATCCAGGTTAGAGACCTGGCCAACAGGGAGGTGGCCCAGGACATGGACACAGCACAGAGCAACGTGCCTGCCACTGAAGAGCCACTGCAGGAGGAGAAGCCCATGGTCAAAGAGCTCTTCCAGGGCTCAGGGTCGGGGAAGCCGACCAGAGATAAAGGCTCTGGGATGGAAGAACTGTTCCATGACAAAAGCCTTGGCAtggctgagctgcctcccaagGGAGAAGAAGCAGAACACCAGACTGAGACAATCCTGAGGGACTTGCCCCATCACACTGCACATCCCAAAGCACAAGAGCCACACCAGGACTCGGAGTTCAGTGTTGGACAAGAtctgcagggtgggagccagACATTCACAGAAGGCACCAGGGACAGTGACCTGGCTCTGGGGCAGCCACTGCAGGATGACTctcctcccagagcagctgctgatgTCCCACACTTCCAGTCCCCTACAGCAGGATTGTGCCAAGGAAGCGAGgcatcccagctccctgccctggtgAATGAAGGCGGGGCAGGGCAATCAAGTGGTGGGACACatccagcagagcctggggtGTCGGTGTGcatggctgggctggcaggagctgtggcccaggagcacagggatgcTACTGTGGCCCAAGGAAAACAGGAGGACAGCAAGAGCTACAGGGAAACTTCTGTGGCCTCTAAGATCAAGATGTTTGAGCAAGGCGAAGCGGAGCGAAGGGCGGcccaggagggacaggagcatGTGCCTGAAGCTGAGACATTGGTGACAGCCACGGGGAAGACAAATCTGGCACAGGATGTGCCTTTGAGCACCAGACTCGCCTCACcccctgcagtgggacctgTGTCCAGTGTGGGCTCCTTGGCCCTCGGGCAAGGGGCTGGTTCAGGAGACACCTCCCAGCCTCACCCCCTGAGGGAACGAGTCTCTGCTGAGCCCGAGCACGAAGAAGACAGTGCCGACCTGGCCTCGCCCGACTCCGGCTGTGAGCTCACCCTGGCCGAGGCCGTG AGCAAATCTCAGGAACCAAGTGGGGAAGAAAAGGAGTTATGTGACCCATCAgtaaaatccagcctgaaagaAGAGAATGTAAAGGCTGCTGTTCCAGTGGTCTCGCAG AGAGCAGGCATGAGGGAGGGCCCTGAGGAGAGGGTGAAACCGCCCCGGCACAGGGCCCCTGAGAGTGACACCGGCGACGAGGAGCCTGACCAGGAGAAGGACTCGGTCTTCCTGAAGGACAACCACCTGGCCATTGAGCGCAAGTGCTCCAGTATCACCGTCAGCTCAACCTCCAGCCTGGAAGCGGAGGTGGACTTCACTGTCATCGGAGACTTCCATGGCACGGCCTTTGAGGACATCTCCCGGAGCCTGCCCGAGCTGGACAAGGACAAGAGTGAAACAGAAGATGAAGGCTTGGTTTCCTTCCAGCACACTGACAAAGTAGTTCCTGGACTGGAAGAGGATCTCAAAGGCAGGGATAAagtctcccagcccagcccagatGTCTCCCAGCCAGAG CCTTCAGCCCCAAAAGCAAATGCTGTGACTGTGAAGAAGCCTGAAGCAGAAGGCTCCGCTCCCCATCGG GATCATGGCACCAAGGCTGGCAAAGGAGCCGCTCCCACCACGGACCTTCGCTCCCTGTCACCG ATCTCGGGCGGCTCCGCTGGCAAGGAGGTGCTCACCAGCATATTCAGTGCCACTGCGGAAACGCTCTCCACCTCCACCACCACCCACGTTACCAAG ACTGTGAAAGGAGGGTTCTCCGAGACCCGGATAGAGAAGCGCATCATCATCACGGGAGATGAAGATGTGGACCAGGACCAG GCACTGGCTTTAGCAATCAAAGAGGCAAAACTCCAGCACCCCGACATGCTGgtaaccaaagctgtggtgtACAGAGAAACAGAGCCCTCTCCAGAGGAAAGGGACAAGAAACCTCAG GAATCTTGA